The region ACAACACACCGGCATCACGGCGCAAATCCGTCGCAAGGAACCCGATGACGGCCAGCTCGCCGACGAAGCAGCATCGTAGATTGGAAGCGTCCGAAATGATGTTTTCGTCGCCATCCAAGTCGATGATTATGAGTACGCCTAGAGGGCCCGGCGCAAGTCCCTGGCGCATCAAGGTCACCGTCCAAGCCGAACCAGGAACAGACGAAGAGAACGCCGAGTCTCCATCCGTGAAGCGCGTGACGAGAACTAAAACAACAACGGTGCCTTTGAAGGACCACGACATGTCTTCGCCCGTCAAACGCCCTCGCGGCCGGCCGAGGAAGTCGGACATCGCCGCCTCCCCGAATCCCAAGCCCAAGCCTAAGCGAAAAGGTACACCAGTGAAGAGAACGGCACGATCAGGATCCCGAGACATCAACATGAGAGCTGGAGAGTCAAGCGCCGCCGATGTGGACACCGACGTACCCCCTAAGAGGAGGAGAGGCCGTCCCAGGAAGAGCGTGCAGCCAGCGACTGAGAACGACGACATCATTGTAGATGGGCCAATCCGAGAGATAACCCCTGCTCCCTACTCAAGTTCAGTGACAGGAGGATCGAAGAAGAGTGCACGCTTTGCAGACTCCTCTGACCCCGCACAACGAACATCGTCGATTGACCCTCCAGACACACCTGTTCGAACAGCATCAGGAAGGAATTTGCGAACTCGTAAAGGCACCCCACATGCAAACAAGGTCGTCCTAATTGAATCGGAAGAGGAGAAAGATAGCGACGTGCTCACGCCAACTAGTGGAGAAGACGACGCCTTTAGAACCAGCCAAGATCGTTACGTCTCCGAGGACCGTGAGGGTAGCCTTCTCACGCCAAGCGAGACCTCTGCACACTCAAGTGACGGAGGTGGTAATGTAGATGGTGATTACGACGACGACCTTCCAGATGCCCAAGAATACGAAGATGAGCCCGGAGAACAGGATGCCACTACCAAATACGCTTTCGACGAAGGCACAACGCGAAAGCTGGATGATACGACTGTTCTCGACAGCATGACCTTTAGCATGATATCGGTCGATTCATTGCGCAGCAATGGTCCACGGAGCAGCCCGTTGCAACCTGAAGAAGCACAAACTACCAGAGCTGCAGCCAGTGGATCAAAGCTCAGGAATGAATTCTTGCGGCCATCTTCGTCTGAGCCTCCGAGTCGCGAAGAGCAGGCATTGCCACCATCACAGAGCCTCACTGTTGAAGCGGCTGCCAGCTCAGGACGCCCCAAAACATCACGTCATGTGACCCCAGCCATGGACGCCGAGATTCCATCAGCCCCACCCGATGCTCCTCGGTCCTCTGCCTCAAAGTCGCAGAGTCCAGGGCTCGGTCGTGCAGTGACTGCTGGTGTGGCTTTGCAAGGCCTGTTAGACCCTGACCGACTTACACCAGAGACTTCACAGAAAGCGCTTGATGAGAACCGCGACCAATTAGACGATCTTTTCCGAGGTTTCAGCGACAGTACACGAAAGGAGCTTCAGGCAGGTCTGCGTCTTGGGGAGCAGCTTGCAGAGGGTCAGACGAAGGAGGCCAGTCCACCTCTTCCCTCGAGTCCGATTAGAGGACAACCCAAGACCGCCCCCAAACAAGGTGTGTTCCGAACGCGACGAAAGTACAGTCAATCGCGTCTTCTTACACCAGAAGATCAGGATCATGTCGTCACAGCGTCGGAGCCCGCAGCCGCAGCCGACGTCCAGTACCCAACCTTGAATGCCGATGAGATGGACAGTGCACCCCTGAGTCCTGCGCGAAGCGAAAACGAGATGAGCTGGCGAGTCGACACTCCTTCGCGTGCAGCTATAAGCGCGGCACAAGCA is a window of Pyrenophora tritici-repentis strain M4 chromosome 2, whole genome shotgun sequence DNA encoding:
- a CDS encoding Treacle multi-domain protein produces the protein MASRGRSAVAGEGPHSDRSYDSSPDPLALSFNDNTPASRRKSVARNPMTASSPTKQHRRLEASEMMFSSPSKSMIMSTPRGPGASPWRIKVTVQAEPGTDEENAESPSVKRVTRTKTTTVPLKDHDMSSPVKRPRGRPRKSDIAASPNPKPKPKRKGTPVKRTARSGSRDINMRAGESSAADVDTDVPPKRRRGRPRKSVQPATENDDIIVDGPIREITPAPYSSSVTGGSKKSARFADSSDPAQRTSSIDPPDTPVRTASGRNLRTRKGTPHANKVVLIESEEEKDSDVLTPTSGEDDAFRTSQDRYVSEDREGSLLTPSETSAHSSDGGGNVDGDYDDDLPDAQEYEDEPGEQDATTKYAFDEGTTRKLDDTTVLDSMTFSMISVDSLRSNGPRSSPLQPEEAQTTRAAASGSKLRNEFLRPSSSEPPSREEQALPPSQSLTVEAAASSGRPKTSRHVTPAMDAEIPSAPPDAPRSSASKSQSPGLGRAVTAGVALQGLLDPDRLTPETSQKALDENRDQLDDLFRGFSDSTRKELQAGLRLGEQLAEGQTKEASPPLPSSPIRGQPKTAPKQGVFRTRRKYSQSRLLTPEDQDHVVTASEPAAAADVQYPTLNADEMDSAPLSPARSENEMSWRVDTPSRAAISAAQANTNEDEAIEPESARQDDFGDIWQEEASRSTNLEGEAPADEGSPTRDLFIEDIPARPVRGKLSRTWRRKNANDIHNEAEPPKESTSTHKDLTVSNQMDGNEDEAIRDESPLSDGREMRDGEENVGGEESDDTGMFFQSNMPNVFNPKRPSRFQNRRQRKQETEKVSLSALLDQGESFAESSPPMATKKVSGITKTNPFIDTPPRFQALMSSPKKSSPLRRELHSADISTSSVQQFEESTLPLAQSSPFRTIVDGDSKISAASDQQQFRREMEGNTASTIVRVREEANEYLDAYEPQERSLNEITEVTEPSRTHQERSLLPSSPPKMQRRFEQNLLSARKPSSLSKVTPQSDKASTPKTQPSSSRSSRPQKVDTTPESSSSASSEDSIPPQEQSGLLSRLKSAILPAPPAPHPILSRLTPLPKIEPWTKTHYKALDKLYNTHLKHPALFCPSIVPPTPLSNTNGYLLRKFVSANGNMPLVGAKFHAWGYSMVMTEELIVLCSVFMQLMSLRNIDEYEEVAGKRIQMGDCAPGRTGDLITGAEVLKRLATVVMGEDVRRDESEGKAIDRTLGLEVEWPRQGR